A genomic segment from Leptolyngbya boryana PCC 6306 encodes:
- the trpC gene encoding indole-3-glycerol phosphate synthase TrpC produces the protein MEIRRRPPNPSIAVEELRYQIKTPNSEPANILEEIIWHKETEVDQLREKLPLSELQRKLKDAPAPKDFLAALRNNPKKPAVIAEVKKASPSKGVIREDFDPVAIAKSYQSGGASCLSVLTDTKFFQGSFQYLAQIREVVDIPLLCKDFIIYPYQMQWARLHGADAVLLIAAVLSDQDLQYFLKIVKALGMTALIEVHTLAELDRVLNLDGATLIGINNRNLKDFSVDLKTTEDILQARLTTLSARNITVVSESGLYTAEDLARVGKAGASAVLIGESLVKQPDPGQALAQLIQD, from the coding sequence ATGGAAATTCGTCGTCGTCCCCCGAACCCATCTATCGCTGTTGAAGAACTGCGCTATCAAATCAAAACACCCAACAGCGAACCTGCCAACATTCTTGAAGAAATCATTTGGCATAAGGAAACTGAAGTTGATCAACTTCGGGAAAAGCTGCCCCTCAGCGAACTGCAACGCAAACTCAAAGATGCCCCCGCTCCGAAAGACTTTCTCGCGGCTTTAAGAAACAACCCCAAGAAACCTGCGGTGATCGCCGAAGTAAAAAAAGCTTCTCCAAGCAAAGGTGTTATCCGTGAAGATTTCGATCCGGTTGCGATCGCAAAATCCTATCAATCCGGCGGCGCATCCTGTCTGTCTGTCCTCACCGACACTAAGTTTTTCCAGGGCAGCTTCCAATATCTCGCTCAAATCCGCGAAGTCGTTGATATCCCACTCTTGTGCAAGGATTTCATCATTTATCCCTATCAAATGCAGTGGGCAAGGCTGCATGGTGCAGATGCGGTTTTACTGATTGCAGCAGTGCTGTCAGATCAAGATTTGCAATATTTTCTCAAAATTGTGAAAGCGCTCGGTATGACCGCTCTAATTGAGGTGCATACCTTAGCCGAACTCGATCGCGTTCTCAATCTTGATGGAGCTACGCTGATTGGCATTAATAATCGCAACCTCAAAGACTTTTCAGTCGATTTGAAAACGACAGAAGACATTTTGCAAGCACGTCTGACGACTTTATCTGCAAGAAACATTACAGTAGTCAGCGAGTCAGGGCTTTACACGGCTGAAGACTTAGCGAGAGTCGGGAAAGCTGGCGCTTCAGCCGTTTTGATCGGGGAATCGTTAGTCAAACAGCCCGATCCGGGACAAGCTCTTGCACAGCTAATTCAAGATTGA